In Helicobacter pylori, a single genomic region encodes these proteins:
- a CDS encoding sulfite exporter TauE/SafE family protein, whose protein sequence is MEESTAFILALVGLFTGITAGFFGIGGGEIVVPSAIFAHFSYSHAVGISLMQMLFSSVVGSIINYKKGLLDLREGSFAALGGLMGAILGSFILKIINDKILMSVFVVVVCYTFIKYAFSSNKKPEHFEEMHFDLHANNKTPEKKRAIPFVSMDRTHGVLMLAGFVTGIFSIPLGMGGGILMVPFLGYFLKYDSKKIVPLGLFFVVFASLSGVISLYNGKVLDDISVQAGVITGVGAFLGVGIGIKLIALANEKVHKILLLLIYALSILATLHKLIMG, encoded by the coding sequence ATGGAAGAATCAACAGCGTTCATTTTGGCTCTTGTGGGGCTATTTACTGGCATTACCGCCGGGTTTTTTGGTATTGGTGGGGGGGAGATTGTCGTCCCTAGTGCGATTTTTGCCCATTTTAGCTATAGCCATGCGGTGGGTATTTCGCTCATGCAAATGCTTTTTTCTTCAGTGGTCGGCTCTATCATCAATTACAAAAAGGGCTTATTGGATTTGAGAGAAGGCTCATTTGCCGCGCTTGGAGGGCTAATGGGGGCGATTTTAGGGAGCTTTATCTTAAAGATCATTAACGATAAAATTTTAATGAGCGTGTTTGTGGTGGTGGTGTGCTACACCTTTATCAAATACGCTTTTTCTAGCAACAAGAAACCAGAGCATTTTGAAGAAATGCATTTTGATTTGCATGCGAATAACAAAACGCCCGAAAAAAAGCGCGCAATCCCCTTTGTGTCTATGGATAGAACGCATGGGGTTTTGATGCTCGCCGGTTTTGTTACCGGCATCTTTTCTATCCCGCTAGGCATGGGCGGGGGGATTTTAATGGTGCCGTTTTTGGGCTACTTTTTGAAATACGATTCTAAAAAAATCGTGCCTTTGGGGCTATTTTTTGTGGTGTTCGCTTCTTTATCTGGGGTCATCTCTCTTTATAACGGGAAGGTTCTTGATGATATAAGCGTTCAAGCTGGGGTGATTACCGGTGTTGGAGCGTTTTTAGGGGTGGGCATTGGCATTAAGCTGATTGCTTTGGCTAATGAAAAGGTGCATAAAATCCTCTTGCTTCTCATTTATGCTTTAAGCATTTTAGCAACTTTACACAAGCTCATTATGGGGTAA
- a CDS encoding CopG family transcriptional regulator has product MENDKNTDETHLRGTKNKLGRKPKADANKKTRAVSLYFSDEQYQKLEKMANEEEESVGSYIKRYILKALRKIEQNGP; this is encoded by the coding sequence ATGGAAAACGACAAAAACACAGATGAAACTCACTTAAGGGGAACTAAAAATAAACTAGGACGCAAACCAAAAGCAGACGCTAATAAAAAAACTCGTGCGGTAAGCTTGTATTTTTCTGATGAGCAATACCAAAAACTAGAGAAAATGGCTAACGAAGAAGAAGAAAGCGTGGGATCTTATATCAAACGCTATATTTTGAAGGCTTTAAGAAAAATAGAGCAAAATGGCCCTTGA
- a CDS encoding helix-turn-helix domain-containing protein, with protein sequence MVSIERMESKINRLSAKIDALLEQQKRVISLLETYLSVYPTQEASNKFFKGVSQGMELAPEIAQEDEEKRLYVLQYLSHVDITKNKQDSQLKKDCLEFIQRFNVPKPIMVTALYNLRGIKPTKKEVAKQLQKLYVWEKRYQQGGIDALKDRRGRPLKKP encoded by the coding sequence GTGGTTAGTATTGAACGCATGGAAAGTAAAATAAATCGTTTGAGCGCCAAGATAGACGCACTATTGGAACAGCAAAAAAGAGTGATTTCTTTACTAGAAACTTATTTGAGCGTTTATCCCACCCAAGAGGCTTCAAATAAGTTTTTTAAAGGCGTTAGTCAAGGGATGGAGTTAGCCCCAGAAATCGCGCAAGAAGATGAAGAAAAACGCCTTTATGTGTTGCAATATTTAAGCCATGTGGATATTACTAAAAACAAGCAAGACTCCCAGCTCAAAAAAGATTGTTTGGAATTTATCCAAAGGTTTAATGTCCCAAAGCCTATTATGGTTACCGCTCTTTATAACCTTAGGGGCATTAAGCCCACTAAAAAAGAAGTGGCGAAACAATTGCAAAAACTCTATGTGTGGGAGAAGCGTTACCAACAAGGGGGGATAGACGCTTTAAAAGACAGGCGTGGGAGACCCCTTAAAAAACCTTAG
- the msrB gene encoding peptide-methionine (R)-S-oxide reductase — protein sequence MKILSYLKNFYLFLLIGAIMQANENMGAKHPKTDERVIYLAGGCFWGLEAYMERIYGVIDASSGYANGKTSSTNYQKLHESDHAESVKVIYDPKKISLDKLLRYYFKVIDPVSVNKQGNDVGRQYRTGIYYVNSADKEVIDNALKELQKEVKGKIAIEVEPLKNYVRAEEYHQDYLKKHPGGYCHIDLKKADEVIVDSDKYTKPSDEVLKKKLTKLQYEVTQNKHTEKPFENEYYNKEEEGIYVDITTGEPLFSSADKYDSGCGWPSFSKPINKDVVKYEDDESLNRKRIEVLSRIGKAHLGHVFNDGPKELGGLRYCINSAALRFIPLKDMEKEGYGEFIPYIKRGELKKYIQDKKTH from the coding sequence ATGAAAATATTATCTTATTTGAAAAATTTTTATCTTTTTTTACTAATAGGAGCGATCATGCAAGCGAATGAAAATATGGGGGCTAAACACCCTAAAACCGATGAAAGAGTGATTTACTTGGCTGGGGGGTGCTTTTGGGGGCTAGAGGCGTATATGGAGAGGATTTATGGCGTCATAGACGCAAGCTCTGGTTACGCTAACGGCAAGACTTCAAGCACGAATTATCAAAAGTTGCATGAGAGTGATCATGCTGAAAGCGTGAAAGTCATTTATGATCCTAAAAAGATCAGTTTGGACAAGTTGTTGCGTTACTATTTTAAGGTGATTGATCCGGTGAGCGTGAACAAGCAGGGTAATGATGTGGGCAGGCAGTATCGCACAGGGATTTATTATGTCAATAGCGCGGATAAAGAAGTGATAGACAACGCCCTAAAAGAATTGCAAAAGGAAGTGAAAGGCAAAATCGCCATTGAGGTAGAGCCGTTAAAAAATTATGTGAGGGCTGAAGAATACCACCAAGATTATTTGAAAAAACACCCTGGTGGCTATTGCCATATTGATTTGAAAAAGGCGGATGAAGTGATTGTAGATAGCGATAAATACACCAAACCAAGCGATGAAGTTTTAAAGAAAAAACTCACCAAACTCCAGTATGAAGTAACGCAAAACAAACACACTGAGAAACCTTTTGAAAATGAGTATTACAACAAAGAAGAAGAGGGCATTTATGTGGATATTACCACAGGCGAGCCGTTATTTTCTTCAGCGGATAAATACGACTCCGGTTGCGGGTGGCCAAGCTTTTCTAAGCCCATCAATAAAGATGTGGTGAAATACGAAGACGATGAGAGCCTTAACAGGAAACGCATTGAAGTGTTGAGCCGTATTGGTAAGGCGCATTTAGGGCATGTGTTTAACGATGGGCCCAAAGAATTAGGGGGCTTAAGGTATTGCATCAACAGCGCGGCTTTAAGGTTTATCCCCTTAAAAGACATGGAAAAAGAGGGTTATGGCGAGTTTATCCCTTATATCAAAAGGGGTGAATTGAAAAAATACATCCAAGATAAAAAAACGCATTAA
- a CDS encoding YbhB/YbcL family Raf kinase inhibitor-like protein: MKTFEVMIQTDSKGYLDAKFGGNAPRGFLNPNGLPTYSPKISWQKVEGAQSYALELIDHDAQKVCGMPFVHWVVGNISYNVLEENASMMDKRITQGVNSLTQGFIRSPLNESEKQRSNLNNSVYIGPMPPNGDHHYLIQVYALDIPKLALKAPFFLGDLHDKMRNHIIAIGRKEFLYKQFVRK, encoded by the coding sequence ATGAAAACTTTTGAAGTAATGATTCAAACCGATTCAAAAGGGTATTTGGACGCTAAATTTGGCGGTAACGCTCCTAGAGGGTTTCTCAACCCAAACGGCTTACCCACTTATTCGCCTAAAATCTCATGGCAAAAAGTAGAAGGCGCTCAAAGCTATGCGTTAGAACTCATCGATCATGACGCTCAAAAAGTGTGTGGCATGCCGTTTGTCCATTGGGTCGTGGGCAATATTTCTTACAATGTTTTAGAAGAAAACGCTTCCATGATGGATAAAAGGATTACTCAAGGGGTCAATTCGCTCACTCAAGGCTTTATCCGTTCTCCTCTTAATGAAAGCGAAAAACAACGCTCCAATCTCAACAATAGCGTCTATATCGGCCCCATGCCCCCTAATGGCGATCACCATTACTTAATTCAAGTGTATGCCCTAGACATTCCTAAACTCGCCTTAAAAGCCCCTTTTTTCTTAGGCGATTTGCATGATAAAATGCGCAACCATATCATCGCCATAGGGAGAAAGGAATTTTTATACAAGCAGTTTGTAAGGAAATAG
- a CDS encoding outer membrane protein — protein MKKSLLLSLSLMLSLSRAEDDGFYMSVGYQIGEAVQKVKNTGALQNLADRYDNLSNLLNQYNYLNSLVNLASTPSAITGAIDNLSSSAINLTSATTTSPAYQAVALALNAAVGMWQVIAFGISCGPGPNLGPEHLENGGVRSFDNTPNYSYNTGSGTTTTTCNGASNVGPNGILSSSEYQVLNTAYQTIQTALNQNQGGGMPALNSSKNMVVNINQTFTKNPTTEYTYPNGNGNYYSGGSSIPIQLKISSVNDAENLLQQAATIINVLTTQNPHVNGGGGAWGFSGKTGTVMDIFGDSFNAINEMIKNAQTALAKTQQLNANENAQITQPNNFNPYTSEDKGFAQEMLNRANAQAEILNLAQQVANNFHSIQGPIQQDLEECTAGSAGVINDNTYGSGCAFVKETLNSLVQHTAYYGNQVNQEKALAQTILNFKEALNTLGNDSKAINNGISHLPNAKPLQNMTHATQNPNSPEGLLTYSLDTNKYNQLQTTAQELGKNPFRRIGVIDYQNNNGAMNGIGVQVGYKQFFGKKRNWGLRYYGFFDYNHAYIKSNFFNSASDVWTYGVGMDALYNFINDKNTNFLGKNNKLSVGLFGGFALAGTSWLNSEFVNLNMVGNIYSAKMNVANFQFLFNLGLRMNLARPKKKDSDHAAQHGMELGVKIPTINTDYYSFMGAELKYRRLYSVYLNYVFAY, from the coding sequence ATCAAAAAATCTCTCTTACTCTCTCTTTCTCTCATGCTCTCATTATCAAGGGCTGAAGATGACGGATTTTACATGAGTGTGGGCTATCAAATCGGTGAAGCGGTTCAAAAAGTGAAAAACACGGGAGCATTGCAAAATCTTGCGGACAGATACGATAATTTAAGCAACCTTTTAAACCAATACAATTACTTAAATTCCTTAGTCAATCTGGCCAGCACACCGAGCGCGATCACGGGTGCGATTGATAATCTAAGCTCAAGCGCGATCAATCTCACTAGCGCTACCACCACTTCTCCGGCCTATCAAGCTGTGGCTTTAGCGCTCAATGCCGCTGTGGGCATGTGGCAAGTCATAGCCTTTGGGATCAGTTGCGGTCCTGGCCCCAATCTTGGCCCAGAACATTTAGAAAATGGGGGCGTTCGATCGTTTGACAACACGCCAAACTACAGCTACAACACCGGTAGCGGAACGACCACCACCACTTGCAATGGAGCCAGCAATGTAGGACCCAATGGTATCCTATCTAGTAGTGAATACCAAGTTCTCAATACCGCTTATCAAACCATCCAAACCGCTTTAAACCAAAATCAAGGAGGCGGGATGCCTGCCTTGAATAGCTCTAAAAATATGGTAGTCAATATCAATCAAACTTTCACAAAAAACCCTACCACAGAATACACTTACCCTAATGGGAATGGCAATTATTATTCAGGCGGTTCATCAATCCCAATCCAGCTAAAGATTAGTAGCGTCAATGACGCTGAAAACCTTTTGCAACAAGCCGCTACTATCATCAATGTCCTTACCACCCAAAACCCGCATGTGAATGGTGGCGGTGGGGCATGGGGGTTTAGCGGCAAGACTGGGACTGTGATGGATATTTTTGGCGATAGCTTTAACGCTATTAACGAGATGATTAAAAACGCTCAAACAGCCCTAGCAAAAACCCAACAGCTTAACGCTAATGAAAACGCCCAAATCACGCAACCCAACAATTTCAACCCCTACACTTCTGAAGACAAAGGGTTCGCTCAAGAAATGCTCAACAGAGCTAACGCTCAAGCAGAGATTTTAAATTTAGCCCAACAAGTAGCGAACAATTTCCACAGCATTCAAGGGCCTATCCAACAAGATCTAGAAGAATGCACCGCAGGATCGGCTGGTGTGATTAACGACAACACTTATGGTTCAGGTTGCGCGTTTGTGAAGGAAACTTTAAACTCTTTGGTGCAACACACCGCTTATTATGGCAACCAGGTCAATCAAGAAAAAGCTTTGGCTCAAACCATTTTGAATTTTAAAGAAGCCCTTAACACTTTAGGGAACGACTCAAAAGCGATTAATAATGGTATCTCTCACTTGCCTAACGCTAAGCCACTTCAAAACATGACGCATGCCACTCAAAACCCTAATTCCCCAGAAGGTTTGCTCACTTATTCTTTGGATACCAACAAATACAACCAGCTCCAAACCACCGCGCAAGAATTAGGCAAAAACCCTTTTAGGCGCATCGGCGTGATTGACTATCAAAACAATAACGGCGCGATGAACGGCATCGGCGTGCAAGTGGGCTATAAGCAATTCTTTGGTAAAAAAAGGAATTGGGGGTTAAGGTATTATGGTTTCTTTGATTATAACCATGCTTATATCAAATCTAATTTTTTTAACTCCGCTTCTGATGTGTGGACTTATGGGGTGGGAATGGATGCACTTTATAACTTCATCAACGATAAAAACACCAACTTTTTAGGCAAAAACAACAAGCTTTCTGTGGGGCTTTTTGGTGGCTTTGCGTTAGCCGGGACTTCGTGGCTTAATTCTGAATTCGTGAATTTGAACATGGTGGGCAATATCTATAGCGCTAAGATGAATGTGGCTAATTTCCAATTTTTATTCAATTTAGGCTTGAGGATGAATCTCGCTAGGCCTAAGAAAAAAGACAGCGATCATGCCGCTCAGCATGGCATGGAATTGGGCGTGAAAATCCCCACCATTAACACGGATTATTACTCTTTCATGGGGGCTGAACTCAAATACAGAAGGCTCTATAGCGTGTATCTCAATTATGTGTTTGCTTACTAA
- a CDS encoding 1-deoxy-D-xylulose-5-phosphate reductoisomerase, which translates to MVVLGSTGSIGKNALKIAKKFGVEIEALSCGKNIALINEQIQVFKPKKVAILDPNDLNNLEPLGAEVFVGLEGIDAMIEECVSNLVLNAIVGVAGLKASFKSLQRNKKLALANKESLVSAGHLLDISQITPVDSEHFGLWALLQNKALKPKSLIISASGGAFRDTPLEFIPIQNAQNALKHPNWSMGSKITIDSASMVNKLFEILETYWLFGMSLKIDALIERSSIVHALVEFEDNSVIAHLASADMQLPISYAIDPKLASLSASIKPLDLYALSAIKFEPISMERYTLWRYKDLLLENPKLGVVLNAINEVAMKKFLNQEIAFGGLIKTISQALELYAKKSFKLSNLDEVLELDKEVRERFKNYR; encoded by the coding sequence ATGGTTGTTTTAGGAAGTACCGGCTCTATTGGGAAAAACGCCTTAAAAATCGCAAAAAAATTTGGCGTAGAAATAGAAGCCTTAAGCTGTGGGAAAAATATCGCTTTAATCAATGAGCAAATCCAAGTTTTCAAACCCAAGAAAGTGGCGATTTTAGATCCTAACGATTTGAATAATTTAGAGCCTTTGGGCGCGGAAGTGTTTGTGGGGTTAGAGGGCATTGATGCGATGATAGAAGAGTGCGTTTCCAATTTAGTCCTTAACGCCATTGTGGGCGTGGCGGGATTAAAGGCGAGCTTTAAAAGCTTACAAAGGAACAAAAAACTAGCCCTAGCGAATAAAGAGAGTTTAGTGAGCGCAGGGCATTTGTTAGACATTTCACAAATCACGCCCGTTGATAGCGAGCATTTTGGCTTGTGGGCGTTGTTGCAAAACAAGGCTTTAAAGCCTAAATCTTTAATCATTAGCGCGAGTGGGGGGGCTTTTAGGGACACGCCTTTAGAATTTATTCCTATTCAAAACGCGCAAAACGCGCTCAAACACCCTAATTGGAGCATGGGATCTAAAATCACCATTGATTCAGCGAGCATGGTCAATAAGCTTTTTGAAATTTTAGAAACTTATTGGCTTTTTGGCATGTCTTTAAAGATTGATGCGCTGATTGAAAGAAGCTCTATCGTGCATGCTTTGGTGGAGTTTGAAGACAACTCTGTCATCGCGCATTTAGCGAGCGCAGACATGCAATTACCCATAAGCTATGCGATCGATCCGAAGTTGGCCTCTTTGAGCGCGTCTATCAAGCCCTTAGATCTATACGCTTTAAGCGCGATTAAATTTGAACCCATTAGCATGGAGCGCTACACCTTGTGGCGTTATAAAGACTTGTTGTTGGAAAACCCCAAGCTTGGCGTGGTGCTGAATGCGATCAATGAAGTGGCGATGAAGAAGTTTTTAAATCAAGAGATCGCTTTTGGTGGCCTGATTAAAACCATTTCTCAAGCCTTAGAATTGTATGCTAAAAAATCTTTCAAGCTCTCTAATTTAGACGAAGTGCTGGAATTAGACAAAGAAGTTAGGGAGCGTTTTAAAAATTATAGGTAG
- a CDS encoding cysteine desulfurase: MSQNVFKNSSYFKLKLRKYLVFNHNLDLDKKIYVKFLRRTLICYNEFI, translated from the coding sequence ATTTCTCAAAATGTTTTCAAAAATTCATCTTATTTTAAGTTAAAATTAAGAAAATATCTTGTATTTAATCATAATTTAGACCTAGATAAGAAAATCTATGTAAAATTTTTAAGGAGAACACTCATTTGTTACAACGAATTTATTTAG
- a CDS encoding iron-sulfur cluster assembly scaffold protein NifU: MAKHDLVGSVLWDAYSKEVQRRMDNPTHLGVITEEQAKAKNAKLIVADYGAEACGDAVRLYWLVDESTDRIVDAKFKSFGCGTAIASSDMMVELCLNKRVQDAVKITNLDVERGLRDDPDTPAVPGQKMHCSVMAYDVIKKAAGMYLGKNAEDFEEEIIVCECARVSLGTIKEVIKLNDLKSVEEITNYTKAGAFCKSCVRPGGHEKRDYYLVDILKEVREEMEAEKLKAAANKSQSGELAFREMTMVQKIKVVDKVIDENIRAMLMMDGGDLEILDIKESDDYIDVYIRYMGACDGCMSATTGTLFAIENALQELLDRSIRVLPI, translated from the coding sequence ATGGCAAAACATGATTTAGTGGGTTCGGTTCTCTGGGATGCATATTCTAAAGAAGTTCAAAGGCGCATGGATAACCCTACGCATTTAGGGGTCATCACCGAAGAGCAGGCTAAAGCCAAAAACGCTAAGCTCATTGTGGCGGATTATGGCGCAGAAGCATGCGGTGATGCGGTGAGGTTGTATTGGCTTGTAGATGAAAGCACGGATAGAATTGTTGACGCGAAGTTTAAAAGCTTTGGTTGCGGAACAGCGATCGCAAGCTCAGACATGATGGTAGAATTGTGTTTGAATAAAAGAGTCCAAGATGCGGTAAAAATCACGAATTTAGATGTGGAAAGAGGCTTGAGAGACGATCCGGACACGCCGGCTGTGCCTGGGCAAAAAATGCACTGCTCGGTGATGGCGTATGATGTGATCAAAAAAGCTGCCGGCATGTATTTAGGGAAAAACGCTGAAGATTTTGAAGAAGAAATTATTGTGTGCGAGTGCGCTAGGGTGAGTTTAGGCACGATTAAGGAAGTGATTAAGCTCAATGATTTAAAAAGCGTTGAAGAAATCACTAATTACACCAAAGCCGGCGCGTTTTGTAAAAGCTGTGTGAGACCGGGTGGGCATGAAAAAAGGGATTATTACCTAGTGGATATTCTTAAAGAAGTGCGCGAAGAAATGGAAGCTGAAAAACTTAAAGCCGCTGCGAATAAATCCCAAAGTGGGGAATTGGCTTTCAGGGAAATGACTATGGTTCAAAAGATTAAAGTGGTGGATAAAGTCATTGATGAAAATATCCGCGCTATGCTTATGATGGACGGAGGGGATTTAGAGATTTTAGACATTAAAGAAAGCGATGATTACATTGATGTGTATATCCGCTACATGGGGGCATGCGATGGGTGCATGAGCGCGACTACTGGGACTTTATTTGCCATTGAAAACGCCTTGCAGGAATTATTGGATCGCAGTATCAGGGTGTTACCGATTTGA
- the radA gene encoding DNA repair protein RadA, which produces MILKKSGILAKKTSLFECQHCGFTSPKWLGKCVQCNAWESFIELNQAQKEVLHALKKPLPQAQKSVSIAEIEHEEVIKFSSTQSELDIVLGGGIAKGGLYLVGGSPGVGKSTLLLKVASGLAKNQQKVLYVSGEESLSQIKMRATRLDCIEKELYLLNEINWPVIKANIESENYFACVIDSIQTLYSPEISSAPGSISQVREITFELMRLAKTRDIAIFIIGHITKEGSIAGPRVLEHMVDSVLYFEGDPSRELRILRSFKNRFGPTSEIGLFEMKEQGLVSAKEASSLFFSKEEPMEGSAITITLEGSRALILEIQALVSECSFGAPKRLANGFDTNRLNMLIALLEKKLEIPLNRHDVFINVSGGIKISEPACDLAVIASILSSFKNRKIDNKTAFLGEVSLNGRILEAPNLNARLKEMENYGFLKAILPKKPSQKTSIKCYEANAVGKIVEWM; this is translated from the coding sequence GTGATTTTAAAAAAGAGTGGTATTTTGGCTAAAAAAACTTCTTTATTTGAGTGTCAGCATTGCGGTTTTACAAGCCCTAAGTGGCTGGGTAAGTGCGTTCAATGCAACGCATGGGAGAGTTTTATAGAATTGAACCAAGCCCAAAAGGAAGTTTTACACGCGCTTAAAAAACCGCTCCCACAAGCGCAAAAAAGCGTTTCTATCGCTGAAATTGAGCATGAAGAAGTCATCAAGTTTTCTTCCACGCAAAGCGAATTGGATATTGTCTTAGGTGGGGGGATCGCTAAAGGAGGGCTGTATTTAGTGGGGGGGAGTCCTGGGGTGGGGAAATCCACTCTGCTTTTAAAAGTGGCTTCTGGCTTGGCCAAAAACCAGCAAAAGGTTTTGTATGTGAGCGGGGAAGAGAGCTTGAGCCAGATTAAAATGCGCGCCACTAGATTGGATTGCATAGAAAAAGAATTGTATCTGCTCAATGAAATCAATTGGCCTGTGATTAAGGCGAATATTGAGAGCGAAAATTATTTTGCTTGCGTGATTGATTCTATTCAAACGCTTTATTCGCCAGAGATTTCTTCAGCCCCCGGCTCCATTTCGCAAGTGCGAGAGATCACTTTTGAGCTCATGCGTTTGGCCAAAACAAGAGATATTGCTATTTTTATCATCGGTCATATCACTAAAGAAGGGAGCATCGCAGGGCCTAGAGTGCTAGAGCATATGGTAGATAGCGTGCTGTATTTTGAGGGCGATCCCAGTAGGGAATTAAGGATTTTAAGGAGTTTTAAAAACCGCTTTGGCCCTACGAGTGAGATCGGCTTGTTTGAAATGAAAGAGCAGGGTTTGGTGAGCGCTAAAGAAGCTTCAAGCTTGTTTTTTTCTAAAGAAGAGCCTATGGAGGGGAGCGCCATTACCATCACTTTAGAAGGCTCAAGAGCGTTGATTTTAGAGATTCAGGCGTTGGTGAGCGAGTGCAGTTTTGGAGCGCCCAAACGATTAGCGAACGGGTTTGACACTAACCGCCTTAACATGCTCATCGCTTTATTGGAAAAAAAGCTAGAAATCCCTTTAAACCGCCATGATGTGTTTATTAATGTGAGCGGGGGCATTAAGATTAGCGAGCCGGCTTGCGATTTAGCGGTCATTGCCAGTATCCTTTCAAGCTTTAAAAACAGAAAAATTGACAATAAAACGGCGTTTTTGGGCGAAGTGAGTTTGAATGGCAGGATTTTAGAAGCCCCTAATTTGAACGCTAGATTGAAAGAAATGGAAAATTACGGCTTTTTAAAAGCCATTTTGCCTAAAAAACCCAGTCAAAAAACCTCTATCAAATGCTATGAAGCCAATGCGGTAGGCAAGATTGTTGAATGGATGTGA
- the nifS gene encoding cysteine desulfurase, NifS family: MLQRIYLDNNATTRIDPKVKETMDPFLRDHYGNPSSLHQFGTETHPAIAEALDKLYKGINARDIDDVIITSCATESNNWVLKGVYFDECLKKGKNHIITTVAEHPAVRSTCNFLESLGVEVTYLPINEHGSITAEQVKEAITEKTALVSVMWANNETGLIFPIEEIGAICKEKGVLFHTDAVQAIGKIPVDVLKANVDFLSFSAHKFHGPKGIGGLYIRSGVGLTPLFHGGEHMNGRRSGTLNVPYIVGMGEAMRLAVEHLDYEKEVVGKLRDKLEEALLKIPDVMVVGDRVHRVPNTTLVSVRGIEGEAMLWDLNRSNIAASTGSACASEDLEANPVMVAIGASKELAHTAIRLSLSRFNTEAEIDKTIEVFSQAAIRLRNISSSY, translated from the coding sequence TTGTTACAACGAATTTATTTAGACAATAACGCTACAACTAGGATTGACCCTAAAGTCAAAGAGACCATGGATCCTTTTTTAAGGGATCATTACGGGAACCCTAGCTCGTTGCACCAGTTTGGCACAGAAACCCACCCAGCCATTGCAGAAGCGCTAGACAAGCTTTATAAGGGCATTAACGCTAGGGATATAGATGATGTGATCATCACTTCTTGTGCGACAGAGAGCAATAACTGGGTGTTAAAGGGCGTGTATTTTGATGAATGCTTGAAAAAAGGCAAAAACCATATTATCACCACGGTTGCAGAGCACCCGGCGGTGCGATCCACTTGTAATTTTTTAGAAAGCTTGGGGGTGGAGGTTACTTACTTGCCCATTAATGAGCATGGGAGTATCACCGCAGAGCAAGTCAAAGAAGCGATCACAGAAAAAACCGCTCTAGTGAGCGTGATGTGGGCGAATAATGAAACCGGTCTCATTTTCCCTATTGAAGAAATTGGGGCTATTTGTAAAGAAAAGGGCGTGTTGTTCCATACCGATGCCGTGCAAGCGATTGGTAAAATCCCTGTAGATGTGTTGAAAGCGAATGTGGATTTCCTTTCTTTTAGCGCGCACAAATTCCATGGGCCTAAAGGCATTGGGGGGTTGTATATTAGAAGTGGGGTGGGATTGACCCCTCTTTTTCATGGCGGAGAGCATATGAATGGCAGGCGCAGCGGGACTTTGAATGTGCCTTATATTGTGGGCATGGGCGAAGCGATGAGATTAGCCGTAGAGCATTTAGACTATGAAAAAGAAGTGGTAGGGAAATTGCGCGACAAATTAGAAGAAGCGCTTTTGAAAATCCCTGATGTGATGGTGGTGGGGGATCGAGTCCATCGTGTGCCTAACACGACTTTAGTCAGCGTGAGAGGGATTGAAGGAGAGGCCATGCTGTGGGATTTAAACCGCTCTAATATCGCCGCTTCCACAGGGAGCGCGTGCGCGAGTGAGGATTTAGAGGCTAATCCTGTCATGGTGGCGATTGGAGCGAGTAAGGAATTGGCTCATACCGCTATCAGGCTCTCATTGAGCCGTTTTAACACGGAAGCTGAAATTGATAAAACGATTGAAGTTTTCTCTCAAGCGGCTATAAGATTGAGAAACATTTCAAGCTCTTATTAA